The following proteins come from a genomic window of Yinghuangia sp. ASG 101:
- a CDS encoding cytochrome P450, with protein sequence MTDPLAFPLPRTCPFAPPDDYARLRAREPATRVVLPTGRPAWIVTRHADVRALLGSSDVSSDIRHPNFPAMGAGEQEAGARSRPFIRTDPPEHTKYRRLLVPELTVRRVRAMRPAVQGIADAALDAMLAGPPGADLVTAYANVVSTSTICELIGLPNEHIALFHEITRVSGGRNSNAAEVGAALGRLFQLLADLITLREKEPGTDLLSRLVTEHLLPGRVTRQELLSTIGITVIAGRETTTSMISLATLLLLTRPDLRAELTGDPDLMDGAVDELLRVMSVTDTIPLRVAARDLDVGGTVIPEGDGFIALLAAADHDPAAFPDPEKVDFRRDARHHLAFGYGIHVCVGQHLARLELAVALETLLRRVPTLRPAVPADEVPMNNASATFGLDSLPVTW encoded by the coding sequence GTGACCGACCCCCTCGCCTTCCCGCTGCCGCGCACCTGCCCCTTCGCGCCGCCGGACGACTACGCCCGGCTGCGCGCACGCGAGCCGGCCACCCGCGTCGTCCTGCCCACCGGGCGGCCCGCGTGGATCGTCACCCGCCACGCCGACGTCCGCGCGCTGCTGGGCAGTTCGGACGTCAGCTCGGACATCCGGCACCCGAACTTCCCCGCGATGGGCGCCGGGGAGCAGGAGGCCGGCGCGCGCAGCCGACCGTTCATCCGCACCGATCCCCCCGAACACACCAAGTACCGCCGCCTGTTGGTCCCCGAGCTGACCGTCCGCCGCGTCCGCGCGATGCGTCCGGCCGTGCAGGGCATCGCCGACGCCGCACTCGACGCCATGCTCGCCGGCCCGCCCGGCGCCGACCTGGTCACCGCGTACGCCAACGTCGTGTCCACGTCCACCATTTGCGAACTGATCGGCCTGCCGAACGAACACATCGCGCTGTTCCACGAGATCACCCGCGTCTCCGGCGGCCGGAACAGCAACGCCGCCGAAGTCGGCGCCGCCCTCGGCCGGTTGTTCCAACTGCTCGCGGACCTCATCACGCTGCGCGAGAAGGAGCCCGGCACCGACCTGCTGTCCCGGCTCGTCACCGAGCACCTGCTGCCCGGCCGCGTCACCCGCCAGGAACTGCTCTCCACCATCGGCATCACCGTCATCGCCGGGCGCGAGACGACCACCTCCATGATCTCCCTCGCCACCCTGCTGCTCCTGACGCGCCCCGACCTGCGCGCCGAACTCACCGGCGACCCCGACCTCATGGACGGCGCCGTCGACGAACTGCTCCGCGTCATGTCTGTCACCGACACCATCCCGCTCCGCGTCGCCGCCCGCGACCTCGACGTCGGCGGGACGGTGATCCCCGAGGGGGACGGGTTCATCGCGCTGCTCGCCGCCGCCGACCACGACCCGGCCGCGTTCCCCGACCCCGAAAAGGTCGACTTCCGCCGCGACGCCCGGCACCACCTCGCGTTCGGATACGGCATCCACGTGTGCGTGGGCCAACACCTCGCCCGCCTCGAACTCGCCGTCGCCCTGGAGACGTTGCTGCGCCGCGTCCCCACGCTGCGGCCGGCCGTCCCGGCGGACGAAGTGCCGATGAACAACGCGTCCGCCACCTTCGGCCTCGACTCCCTGCCGGTGACGTGGTGA
- a CDS encoding Gfo/Idh/MocA family oxidoreductase gives MTRARVLVCGANFGRFHAAAILARPEAYELAGVLTRGSAAGRAWAAELGVPFHTDPDTLPDGIDIACVAVGSAISGGGGTELAARLLARGIHVLQEHPLHLDEFTASLRLAREHGVQYRVASQYPHLAAVRRFVAAAERLRARRQVTFADLVGPVHLLHPALAVLGSALGGLRPWDVTAFPALPGHPFRVLQGQLAGVPLTVRVHHELNPADRDNHALLWPRVTLGTDGGVLTLADLHGPVLWHPRPHADRDDDGRFILHGPATGHLDLAPAATLAPAPHASFHDVFDRAWPEAIAVGLDALRAAAADGTDVLRAAQFDLTVCRIWSRTVGLLGPPTLVRPPRPRPLGAEALTGEEERGTQEAHAAPRAPAAAAPRTCASREPGMREGQDPPSPLDLMPARESAARKGGAPVGPAAPRASASWDERTGPCPSDSGPPRANASGGEHASRTPDHPVRAYESSAEFFDLVAGPHTASSSVPAVVAALAGADPGAGPVLDLGAGTGLLTEAVARAYPRLEIVAAEPAAAMRAALTARVLSDPGLRERVTVTDGNAPDLELPDRLGAVLLCGVLGHLDADARRRLWRRLARRLPAGAPVIVELMALDRPTTLPETRLARARIGDATYTWWFAGRPDADATHLTSRWTVDHGTTRIREVRDSHRWFPFGFDAVAHESGFPTEPLPHRPGGPPLALCRAPGPTAVPPPTPTTEDTP, from the coding sequence GTGACGCGGGCGCGCGTGCTGGTCTGCGGCGCGAACTTCGGCCGGTTCCACGCCGCGGCGATCCTTGCCCGGCCCGAGGCGTACGAACTCGCCGGCGTCCTCACCCGCGGCTCCGCCGCCGGGCGCGCCTGGGCCGCCGAACTCGGCGTGCCGTTCCACACCGACCCCGACACGCTGCCCGACGGCATCGACATCGCGTGTGTGGCCGTCGGGTCGGCGATCTCCGGCGGGGGCGGTACCGAACTGGCCGCCCGGCTCCTGGCACGCGGCATCCACGTCCTCCAGGAACACCCCCTGCATCTCGACGAGTTCACCGCGTCGCTGCGCCTCGCCCGCGAGCACGGCGTGCAGTACCGCGTCGCCTCGCAATACCCGCACCTGGCGGCCGTCCGACGCTTCGTGGCCGCCGCGGAACGGCTCCGCGCCCGGCGGCAGGTCACGTTCGCCGACCTCGTCGGCCCGGTACACCTGCTGCACCCCGCGCTCGCCGTCCTCGGATCGGCGCTCGGCGGGCTGCGGCCGTGGGACGTGACGGCGTTCCCCGCGCTGCCCGGGCACCCGTTCCGCGTCCTGCAGGGGCAACTCGCGGGAGTACCGCTGACCGTGCGCGTGCACCACGAGCTGAACCCGGCCGACCGCGACAACCACGCGCTGCTGTGGCCGCGCGTGACGCTCGGGACGGACGGGGGCGTCCTGACCCTCGCGGACCTCCACGGACCCGTGCTGTGGCACCCGCGCCCGCACGCGGACCGCGACGACGACGGCCGCTTCATCCTGCACGGCCCCGCGACCGGGCACCTGGACCTGGCCCCCGCGGCCACCCTCGCCCCCGCGCCGCACGCGTCCTTCCACGACGTCTTCGACCGGGCCTGGCCCGAGGCGATCGCGGTCGGCCTCGACGCGCTGCGCGCGGCGGCGGCCGACGGGACGGATGTGCTGCGGGCCGCGCAATTCGATCTGACGGTGTGTCGGATCTGGTCGCGCACGGTCGGCCTGCTCGGACCGCCCACCCTCGTACGGCCGCCGCGGCCACGGCCGTTGGGAGCGGAGGCACTGACGGGGGAGGAGGAGCGAGGCACACAGGAGGCGCACGCCGCCCCACGCGCACCCGCTGCCGCGGCTCCGCGGACGTGCGCGTCGCGGGAGCCGGGAATGCGGGAGGGGCAGGACCCCCCGAGCCCGCTCGACCTCATGCCCGCACGGGAAAGCGCGGCGCGGAAGGGAGGAGCGCCGGTGGGGCCCGCGGCCCCGCGCGCAAGCGCGTCGTGGGACGAGCGCACGGGCCCGTGCCCGTCCGACTCCGGGCCGCCACGCGCGAACGCGTCGGGGGGAGAGCACGCATCGCGCACGCCCGACCACCCTGTGCGCGCCTACGAGTCCTCCGCCGAGTTCTTCGACCTCGTCGCCGGACCCCACACCGCCTCCTCGTCCGTTCCCGCGGTCGTCGCGGCCCTCGCCGGCGCCGACCCGGGCGCCGGTCCCGTCCTCGACCTCGGCGCCGGGACGGGTCTGCTCACCGAGGCGGTCGCGCGGGCGTACCCGCGCCTGGAGATCGTCGCGGCGGAACCCGCCGCCGCCATGCGGGCCGCACTCACCGCCCGCGTGCTCTCCGACCCCGGGCTGCGCGAGCGCGTCACCGTCACCGACGGCAACGCCCCCGACCTCGAACTCCCCGACCGCCTCGGGGCGGTGCTGCTGTGCGGCGTCCTGGGCCACCTCGACGCCGACGCCCGCAGGCGCCTGTGGCGGCGCCTCGCCCGCCGCCTGCCCGCCGGGGCGCCGGTCATCGTCGAGCTGATGGCACTCGACCGCCCCACCACGCTCCCGGAAACCCGGCTCGCCCGGGCCCGCATCGGCGACGCCACCTACACCTGGTGGTTCGCCGGCCGGCCGGACGCCGACGCCACACACCTCACCAGCCGCTGGACCGTCGACCACGGCACCACCCGGATCCGCGAGGTCCGCGACAGCCACCGGTGGTTCCCCTTCGGGTTCGACGCCGTCGCGCACGAGAGCGGATTCCCCACCGAACCCCTGCCGCACCGCCCCGGCGGACCACCGCTGGCGCTGTGCCGCGCCCCCGGCCCCACGGCCGTCCCTCCGCCGACACCCACCACCGAGGACACCCCGTGA
- a CDS encoding thioesterase II family protein, producing MTRRGLRCWSPRPEARIRLICLPHAGGGASAFRAWDPLMPTGTELHVAQYPGREDRYGEPLITDMDTLVAHLADAVAPLTDRAYALFGHSMGSAVAWELAHALIDRRLPPPQRLFVSGRRAPDRAPTGDVHLRDDAGLGDELGRLGGTPGELLADPDVRAAVLRQVRGDYRLIETYRPPARAPLPCPVDLFTGDRDPEVGPEDLAGWAESTTHRARVRVFPGGHFYLVPARREVVAALAGALGTTATTAAGPWPSTP from the coding sequence GTGACGCGGCGCGGACTGCGCTGCTGGTCGCCGCGCCCGGAGGCCCGCATCCGGCTGATCTGCCTGCCCCACGCCGGCGGCGGCGCGAGCGCGTTCCGCGCGTGGGACCCCCTGATGCCGACCGGGACCGAACTGCACGTGGCGCAGTACCCCGGCCGCGAGGACCGCTACGGCGAACCGCTGATCACCGACATGGACACCCTCGTCGCGCACCTCGCCGACGCCGTCGCCCCGCTGACCGACCGCGCCTACGCCCTGTTCGGCCACAGCATGGGGTCCGCGGTCGCGTGGGAACTGGCCCACGCCCTCATCGACCGCCGACTCCCGCCGCCGCAAAGGCTGTTCGTCTCGGGACGCCGCGCTCCGGACCGGGCGCCGACCGGCGACGTGCACCTGCGCGACGACGCCGGCCTCGGCGACGAACTCGGCCGCCTCGGCGGCACACCGGGCGAACTCCTCGCGGACCCGGACGTCCGGGCCGCGGTGCTGCGCCAAGTGCGCGGAGACTACCGGCTCATCGAGACCTACCGTCCCCCCGCCCGCGCCCCGCTGCCGTGCCCCGTCGACCTGTTCACGGGGGACCGGGACCCCGAGGTCGGCCCCGAGGACCTGGCCGGGTGGGCCGAGTCGACCACACACCGCGCCCGCGTACGGGTCTTCCCCGGCGGCCACTTCTACCTCGTCCCGGCCCGGCGGGAGGTCGTGGCGGCCCTGGCGGGCGCACTCGGTACGACGGCGACGACCGCCGCCGGGCCGTGGCCCAGCACGCCGTGA